The proteins below are encoded in one region of Fervidicoccaceae archaeon:
- a CDS encoding histone deacetylase family protein: MPGLTVIWGRAFLGHAPRSDHPENPKRAEVALEALRRRGLVGEVVEPLVADEEDLLEIHDRDYVELVRLLSNAAPSHIDEDTYVSSDTYFVAAAAFGSSALAAELSLKRGEPVIALVRPPGHHAGRRGRAMGAPSQGFCVFNNAAAACARLLEHGDVAVIDFDAHHGNGTQEIFHRDPRVLHVDLHQHPDTLYPGTGYPHEVGEGEARGTKVNVPLPPDSGDDVYERAIEEIVKPVIEQFEPASLVFSAGFDAHLGDGLASLRATSSTFRALGELAARGRWRAVVAVLEGGYSIGLELGLPAFAAGLLGLDEIYSRPTHTWGRAREEAERCLDEVKRVLSRYWALRS, translated from the coding sequence ATGCCGGGCCTCACGGTGATCTGGGGCAGAGCCTTCCTAGGCCACGCGCCTAGGAGCGACCACCCCGAGAACCCCAAGCGCGCCGAGGTGGCCCTCGAGGCTTTGAGGAGGAGGGGGCTCGTCGGCGAGGTCGTCGAGCCTCTCGTCGCGGACGAGGAGGACCTGCTCGAGATTCACGACAGAGATTACGTCGAGCTCGTTAGACTCCTCTCTAACGCGGCCCCCTCTCACATAGACGAGGACACGTACGTCTCGAGCGACACCTACTTCGTAGCGGCCGCGGCCTTCGGGTCGAGCGCGCTAGCGGCCGAGCTCTCTCTCAAGCGGGGAGAGCCCGTAATCGCTCTCGTCAGGCCCCCAGGTCACCACGCGGGCAGGAGGGGCAGAGCAATGGGGGCTCCCTCGCAGGGCTTCTGCGTGTTTAACAACGCAGCGGCGGCGTGCGCGAGGCTGCTGGAGCACGGAGACGTAGCCGTGATAGACTTCGACGCTCACCACGGGAACGGGACGCAGGAGATCTTCCACCGAGACCCGCGCGTGCTCCACGTGGACCTACACCAGCACCCCGACACGCTGTACCCGGGCACCGGGTACCCTCACGAGGTAGGCGAGGGAGAAGCTAGAGGCACAAAGGTCAACGTGCCTCTGCCCCCGGACTCGGGCGACGACGTCTACGAGAGAGCCATCGAGGAGATCGTGAAGCCGGTCATTGAGCAGTTCGAGCCGGCCTCTCTCGTATTTTCCGCGGGCTTCGATGCTCACCTCGGCGACGGCTTGGCCTCGCTCCGAGCAACCTCATCGACGTTCCGAGCCCTCGGCGAGCTCGCGGCGAGAGGTCGGTGGAGAGCCGTGGTCGCGGTGCTCGAGGGGGGCTACTCCATCGGACTCGAGCTGGGGTTGCCCGCGTTCGCGGCCGGCCTCCTAGGATTAGACGAGATCTACTCGAGACCCACTCACACTTGGGGGAGAGCCCGCGAGGAGGCCGAGAGATGTCTCGACGAGGTCAAGAGGGTCTTATCGCGCTACTGGGCTCTCCGCTCATAG